In one window of Prionailurus bengalensis isolate Pbe53 chromosome B3, Fcat_Pben_1.1_paternal_pri, whole genome shotgun sequence DNA:
- the CCDC197 gene encoding LOW QUALITY PROTEIN: uncharacterized protein CCDC197 (The sequence of the model RefSeq protein was modified relative to this genomic sequence to represent the inferred CDS: deleted 1 base in 1 codon; substituted 1 base at 1 genomic stop codon), translating to MMRRAHMAFRRGLARASLSRRSRESLARGHDLGASKQGTGAWLFLSLRCPCRQRKLKSEVEKHRLFEDSLTEVLEKIPKDIEGEGPEEALVETVVEHYGKLFAINQDIQKHLEAFSKRNQVVHQSLGSLEESHRALTPSLKIPLCQLQKRCRRKQEQRXQLEHHVAYQRDVDSCDVGSKAVTADHSPRDLKPRTPGLPREELLNYMHVAINNMVQQCSPSAHSVPKSRDLFSKLDLIQEFMLDKMETVRFISLRVEPRVCWSADSYKSEGLRRYPRSFRKCPRDRDSIPQTPFPSTQTSARSSPYGPGRPPSQPC from the exons ATGATGCGCAGGGCCCACATGGCGTTT AGGCGGGGACTGGCCAGGGCAAGTCTGAGCAGGAGATCCAGGGAAAGCCTTgcaagaggtcatgacctgggagCCTCCAAACAAGGCACTGGTGCCTGGCTCTTCCTGTCACTGAGATGTCCCTGCAGGCAGAGGAAGCTGAAGAGCGAGGTGGAGAAGCACAGACTT TTTGAAGACTCTCTGACTGAGGTCCTTGAGAAGATCCCCAAGGATAT TGAAGGGGAGGGGCCGGAGGAGGCCCTCGTGGAGACCGTGGTGGAGCACTACGGGAAGCTCTTCGCCATCAACCAGGACATCCAGAAGCATCTGGAGGCCTTCTCCAAGAGGAACCAGGTCGTCCACCAGAGCCTGGGGTCTCTAGAGGAGAGTCATAGGGCTCTTACCCCG AGCCTCAAGATTCCGCTGTGTCAGCTGCAAAAGAGGTGTCGCCGCAAGCAGGAACAGCGGTGACAGTTGGAACACCATGTTGCCTACCAGAGAGACGTGGACAGCTGTGAT GTGGGAAGCAAGGCTGTCACCGCTGACCACAGCCCCAGAGACCTGAAGCCCAGGACTCCGGGGCTGCCCAGA GAAGAGCTGCTCAACTACATGCACGTGGCCATCAACAACATGGTCCAGCAGTGTTCGCCCTCCGCCCACAGCGTGCCCAAGAGCAGGGACCTCTTCTCCAAGCTCGACCTGATTCAG gAATTTATGTTGGACAAAATGGAGACGGTGAGATTTATATCACTGCGCGTGGAACCCAGAGTGTGCTGGTCAGCGGACAGTTACAAGAGTGAGGGCCTCAGAAGATACCCCAGGTCCTTCAGGAAATGCCCAAGGGATCGAGATTCGATCCCCCAAACGCCCTTTCCCAGCACCCAGACTTCAGCACGCTCCAGCCCGTACGGACCAGGCCGGCCACCAAGCCAGCCCTGCTAG